In Staphylococcus lloydii, the following proteins share a genomic window:
- the nagB gene encoding glucosamine-6-phosphate deaminase, which yields MKVINLKEKQLASEHVATEIVKLIISKPNTVLGLATGGTMTDVYEYLVELINANNLDMSDVVTFNLDEYVGLSPEDKQSYHEYMQERLFKYNNTWNDNNIHIPSGVGPDLEVEAYNYEQQIGQCGPIDLQLLGIGENGHIGFNEPGTSFNSRTRVVNLTPSTIQANSVNFDNVDDVPVQAVSMGLSSIMGANHIILLAFGDKKIDAVKRLLQGDVSTDLPASILHQHQNVDIYVDDVIFNKLKEDNEL from the coding sequence ATGAAAGTTATTAATTTGAAAGAAAAGCAATTAGCAAGTGAACATGTAGCTACAGAAATTGTAAAATTAATTATTTCAAAACCCAATACGGTATTAGGTTTAGCTACGGGTGGAACAATGACTGATGTATATGAATATTTGGTAGAGTTAATTAATGCCAATAACTTAGATATGAGTGATGTTGTAACGTTTAATTTAGATGAATATGTAGGCTTAAGTCCGGAAGATAAGCAAAGTTATCATGAATATATGCAAGAACGTCTGTTTAAATACAATAATACTTGGAATGACAACAATATTCACATACCTAGTGGGGTAGGTCCTGATTTAGAAGTTGAAGCATATAATTATGAGCAACAGATTGGGCAATGTGGACCCATAGATTTACAATTACTAGGGATTGGGGAAAACGGTCATATAGGATTTAATGAACCAGGTACTTCTTTTAATAGTCGTACACGCGTAGTTAATTTAACGCCTTCTACTATTCAAGCCAACAGTGTAAACTTTGATAACGTTGATGATGTACCAGTGCAAGCAGTATCAATGGGATTATCATCTATTATGGGGGCAAATCATATTATATTATTAGCCTTTGGCGATAAGAAAATAGACGCTGTTAAACGCTTATTACAAGGCGATGTATCAACTGATTTACCTGCATCTATATTACATCAGCACCAAAATGTAGATATTTATGTAGATGATGTAATTTTTAATAAGCTTAAAGAGGATAATGAACTGTAA
- a CDS encoding ROK family protein: MSNYKVAIDIGGTNINSAVINADDLSFVESNSVPTPNNETDLIIDEVYRIAKSYKDKYAINNLDLGISSAGVIDDEAGTVVYSGPTIPNYKGTNFKDYLAPLYSNIAVLNDVNAALLGELTYHNYRQDNIFCLTIGTGIGGAFYNRTLGIHTGARHRANQIGYLLYDSHSETTFETRASTSGLKQLMKTKNYRYESNVKQLFKDAKKGDALANDILNEWSTYLAEGIAQIQIIYDPDVILIGGAISAQGENLLNYIVPKLEFFLPHHYGHAQIQTTLSLNNAALIGAIAKLL; encoded by the coding sequence ATGAGTAATTATAAAGTAGCAATTGATATCGGTGGCACAAATATCAATTCGGCAGTTATCAACGCTGACGATTTATCATTTGTCGAAAGTAATAGCGTTCCAACACCTAACAATGAGACAGACTTGATCATCGACGAAGTTTATCGCATTGCTAAATCTTATAAAGACAAATACGCCATCAATAATTTAGATTTAGGTATTTCAAGTGCTGGTGTCATTGATGATGAAGCAGGAACTGTTGTGTATAGTGGTCCGACAATACCTAATTATAAAGGGACAAATTTTAAAGATTATTTAGCTCCGTTATATTCAAATATTGCCGTTCTGAACGATGTAAACGCGGCGTTACTTGGAGAGCTAACTTACCATAACTATCGTCAAGATAATATTTTTTGCTTAACTATCGGTACTGGTATTGGCGGTGCGTTTTATAATCGTACTTTGGGGATTCACACAGGCGCAAGGCATCGAGCTAACCAAATTGGTTATTTACTTTACGATAGCCATAGCGAAACGACATTCGAAACTCGAGCTTCCACTTCTGGCCTCAAACAACTTATGAAAACTAAAAATTATCGTTATGAATCAAATGTTAAACAACTTTTTAAAGATGCTAAAAAAGGGGATGCGTTGGCTAATGATATATTAAATGAATGGAGCACCTATTTGGCTGAGGGTATTGCGCAAATACAAATCATTTATGATCCTGATGTTATTCTTATTGGCGGTGCTATATCGGCACAAGGCGAAAATCTATTAAACTACATTGTTCCAAAATTAGAATTCTTTTTACCACATCATTATGGTCATGCCCAAATTCAAACCACTTTATCATTAAATAACGCGGCGCTTATCGGAGCAATAGCAAAATTACTTTGA
- a CDS encoding N-acetylneuraminate lyase yields MREEMKGLYAALLVPYDEQGQVKEKALKEFALNAIDNEGLDGLYVNGSSGENFLINTAQKKQIFKIVKEAVGEKAQLIAQVGSLDLNEAIELGKYVTELGYDAISAVTPFYYPFSFEEIKDYYFELIKETQNDLIIYAIPGLTGVDISMEQFEELFSNERVIGVKYTAPDFFLLERIRKNFPDKLILSGFDEMLVQAAVSGVDGAIGSTYNVNGKRARAIFENAQQGHIEKAYELQHETNNIIEPVLEMGLHGSLKEILASRGLESGLPKRPFKPFNEDNRQKLEKLIKQYNL; encoded by the coding sequence ATGCGTGAAGAAATGAAAGGTTTATATGCAGCATTATTAGTTCCTTATGATGAACAAGGTCAAGTTAAAGAAAAGGCTTTAAAAGAATTTGCATTAAATGCTATTGATAATGAAGGATTAGACGGCTTGTACGTTAATGGAAGTTCAGGGGAAAACTTTTTAATTAATACAGCTCAGAAAAAGCAAATCTTCAAAATTGTTAAAGAAGCGGTTGGGGAAAAAGCACAACTTATCGCGCAAGTAGGTTCTTTAGATTTAAATGAAGCAATTGAGTTAGGGAAATATGTTACAGAATTAGGCTACGACGCTATTTCTGCCGTAACACCTTTCTATTACCCTTTCTCATTCGAAGAAATTAAAGATTACTATTTTGAACTTATTAAAGAAACTCAAAACGACTTAATTATTTATGCAATTCCAGGATTAACTGGAGTGGATATTTCAATGGAACAATTCGAAGAATTATTCTCAAACGAGAGAGTTATTGGTGTTAAATATACAGCACCTGATTTCTTCTTGCTTGAAAGAATACGTAAAAATTTCCCGGATAAATTAATCCTTTCTGGTTTCGATGAAATGTTAGTACAAGCAGCTGTTTCGGGCGTTGATGGTGCTATCGGTTCTACTTATAACGTTAATGGTAAACGTGCGCGAGCAATTTTTGAAAATGCTCAACAAGGACACATCGAAAAAGCCTATGAATTACAACACGAAACAAACAACATTATTGAACCTGTATTAGAGATGGGGCTCCATGGTTCATTAAAAGAAATACTAGCTTCTAGAGGATTAGAAAGTGGCTTACCAAAACGTCCGTTTAAGCCATTTAATGAAGATAATAGACAAAAACTAGAAAAATTAATTAAACAGTATAACTTATAG
- a CDS encoding sodium:solute symporter — MQQVGFGAWNWVALFIYLIVMLLVGAYFTKRAGKDTDSFFTASGRLPSWAVGFSIYATTLSAITYMSTPEKAFLTDWSYIAGNVAIIAIIPLLIYFYVPFFKKLKITSAYEYLEARFGPSIRVIGSLLFVLFHLGRIAIVIYLPTLAITSVSDMNPYVVVTLVGLLCIVYTFLGGFEGVVWSDFIQGVILLGGAILIIILGVFYMPGGFHTLAHDAIEHKKVISADNWKINSAAAAIPVIFIGNIFNNLHQYTASQDVVQRYQASSSLKETIKSLWTNGVLVIISAPIFYGMGTMLYSFYRHADSLPKGFNTSSIVPYFILTEMPPFVGGILIAAIFAAAQSTISSSLNSISACISVDIKHRFFSKRSDKSEVKFARWVIIIAGIFGYVMSLYLIASNSNDLWDLFLLITGLFGVPLAGVFAVGIFTKRANSFGIIVGLILGAIVAYIMNKFGGDNSPFIVSILSFVIAFGASYFASFLAPKYNKDITGLTIYEKNKPSTYIAKVKNADSNT, encoded by the coding sequence ATGCAACAAGTAGGATTTGGCGCATGGAATTGGGTCGCGTTATTTATCTATCTTATTGTCATGTTATTAGTTGGTGCTTATTTTACTAAACGTGCAGGTAAAGATACCGATAGTTTCTTTACTGCAAGTGGTAGATTACCATCTTGGGCCGTAGGTTTTTCTATTTACGCAACAACGTTAAGTGCCATTACTTATATGTCTACGCCAGAAAAGGCGTTTTTAACAGATTGGTCTTATATTGCAGGGAATGTAGCTATTATTGCTATTATTCCATTATTAATTTATTTTTATGTACCATTCTTCAAAAAACTTAAAATCACTTCTGCTTATGAATATTTAGAAGCACGTTTTGGACCAAGTATACGTGTTATCGGTTCATTATTATTTGTGCTTTTCCATTTAGGTCGTATAGCTATCGTTATATATTTACCAACTTTAGCTATTACTTCAGTATCTGATATGAATCCATATGTTGTAGTCACATTAGTAGGATTACTATGTATCGTTTATACTTTTCTTGGTGGTTTCGAAGGGGTCGTATGGAGTGACTTTATACAAGGCGTTATTTTATTAGGCGGAGCGATTTTAATTATTATTCTAGGTGTTTTCTACATGCCTGGTGGTTTCCATACATTGGCTCACGATGCAATCGAACACAAGAAAGTTATTAGTGCCGATAACTGGAAAATTAACAGTGCTGCAGCAGCAATACCTGTTATCTTTATTGGGAATATTTTCAACAATTTACACCAATATACGGCGAGTCAAGATGTTGTACAACGTTATCAAGCATCATCTTCATTAAAAGAAACAATAAAATCATTATGGACAAACGGGGTATTAGTAATTATCTCTGCACCTATTTTCTATGGTATGGGAACGATGTTGTACTCTTTCTATCGTCATGCTGATAGTCTACCGAAAGGTTTTAACACTTCATCAATCGTACCGTACTTTATATTGACAGAAATGCCTCCGTTTGTAGGCGGCATTTTAATTGCAGCTATATTTGCAGCTGCTCAATCTACAATTTCATCAAGTTTGAATTCAATTTCAGCTTGTATATCTGTTGATATTAAACATAGATTCTTTAGTAAAAGAAGTGACAAATCAGAAGTTAAATTTGCTAGATGGGTCATAATCATTGCGGGGATTTTTGGTTATGTGATGTCACTTTACTTAATCGCATCAAATTCTAATGATTTATGGGATCTATTCTTATTAATTACTGGACTTTTTGGTGTACCGTTAGCGGGTGTGTTTGCCGTAGGTATCTTTACGAAGCGTGCAAACAGTTTTGGAATTATCGTTGGTTTAATTTTAGGTGCGATAGTCGCATATATAATGAATAAATTTGGTGGGGATAATTCTCCATTTATCGTGTCGATATTATCATTTGTTATCGCATTTGGTGCTTCATACTTTGCTAGTTTCTTGGCACCAAAATATAATAAAGATATTACGGGACTTACAATTTATGAGAAAAATAAACCTTCAACATATATTGCTAAAGTTAAAAATGCGGATTCAAATACTTAA